One genomic region from Verrucomicrobiota bacterium encodes:
- a CDS encoding A/G-specific adenine glycosylase, which yields MRSTRRRASSGKRIPDRSRRTAPAAPPSASKQHLPFTTVAGQLIQWFRRVQRPLPWRQTSDPYAIWISEIMLQQTQVATVIPYWERWMREVPGVSRLAALPLAEGLRLWQGLGYYRRLRHAIAAAGVIESQHGGVFPTEPAAIAALPGVGRYTAGAILSIAFNHPAPVVDGNVARVLARCLGIDQPLTQREVIDRLWSVAADLVNAAASLQALAGRRCSEVNQALMELGALVCTPRSPACPQCPLASCCRAYRHNLTDSIPRPKPRPNLVRQTSVALAAFHRGRVWLEQRPDQGVNAGFWQLPGQELRFSTRGREHRQAALSLAQRFGIESLEDLGRLDHTIMNRRITLRGFRGEAGLRIAPQSNPKGGWFAPSAWSRMPIQTSHLELLARARKKGARARKFQVTESV from the coding sequence ATGCGATCGACACGGCGAAGGGCAAGCTCGGGAAAAAGGATTCCGGATCGATCTCGACGGACTGCTCCCGCCGCGCCCCCCTCCGCTTCGAAACAACACCTTCCGTTCACGACCGTTGCTGGCCAGTTGATCCAGTGGTTTCGGCGGGTTCAACGGCCTCTGCCCTGGCGTCAGACGTCCGATCCTTATGCGATCTGGATTTCAGAAATCATGCTCCAGCAAACCCAAGTCGCCACCGTCATTCCCTATTGGGAGAGGTGGATGCGCGAAGTGCCCGGCGTGAGCCGCCTCGCGGCTCTTCCGCTCGCAGAAGGCCTGCGGCTTTGGCAAGGACTGGGCTATTATCGGCGCCTGCGGCATGCGATTGCCGCCGCCGGCGTCATTGAATCGCAGCATGGCGGAGTTTTTCCAACCGAACCAGCGGCGATCGCGGCCTTGCCCGGAGTGGGCCGCTACACCGCGGGTGCCATCCTCAGCATTGCCTTCAATCACCCGGCGCCTGTGGTGGATGGCAACGTGGCCCGGGTCCTGGCTCGTTGCTTGGGTATCGATCAACCGCTGACCCAGCGCGAGGTCATCGACAGGCTCTGGTCGGTGGCGGCGGACCTCGTGAATGCGGCGGCATCGCTGCAAGCGCTTGCGGGGCGGCGCTGTTCAGAGGTCAATCAGGCGCTCATGGAACTCGGCGCCTTGGTCTGCACTCCGCGTTCTCCAGCCTGTCCTCAATGCCCCCTTGCAAGCTGCTGCCGGGCCTATCGCCACAACCTCACCGATTCGATCCCCAGGCCGAAGCCCCGTCCCAACCTGGTACGCCAGACTTCGGTCGCTCTCGCGGCTTTCCACCGTGGCCGGGTCTGGCTCGAGCAGCGTCCGGACCAAGGCGTCAACGCCGGATTCTGGCAACTGCCCGGACAAGAGCTGCGTTTTTCGACTCGCGGCCGCGAACACCGGCAAGCCGCCCTCAGCCTGGCCCAACGGTTTGGAATCGAATCCTTGGAGGATCTCGGACGCTTGGATCACACGATCATGAACCGCCGGATTACCCTCCGGGGTTTTCGAGGAGAAGCCGGACTTCGTATCGCTCCGCAGTCCAATCCCAAGGGCGGGTGGTTCGCACCCTCGGCGTGGTCCCGAATGCCGATCCAAACGAGCCACCTTGAGCTGCTCGCGCGCGCACGCAAAAAGGGAGCCCGAGCCCGAAAATTTCAAGTCACGGAATCCGTCTGA
- a CDS encoding FHA domain-containing protein produces MGPGGSAASGGWLWTVSEFFGSCRAGPSSSLPSRRGHVHGGLMTTPKEPGSGSLKIGLTPATPGAAAILAHKKEVMIGRDEDCDIVVKDTKASRKHCKLTRDENQIVLEDLGSKNGTFVAGQRISGKAVLQLNQSFKVGDTVFYLA; encoded by the coding sequence ATGGGCCCCGGCGGATCGGCCGCAAGCGGGGGCTGGCTCTGGACTGTGAGCGAGTTCTTCGGCTCTTGTCGAGCGGGTCCGTCGTCAAGCTTGCCCTCGAGGAGGGGACATGTGCATGGTGGGCTCATGACGACGCCCAAAGAACCCGGATCCGGAAGCCTGAAAATCGGCCTCACCCCGGCGACTCCGGGTGCGGCGGCGATTCTGGCCCACAAGAAAGAAGTCATGATTGGGCGTGACGAGGATTGCGACATCGTGGTGAAAGACACCAAGGCGAGCCGCAAGCACTGCAAGCTGACGCGTGACGAAAATCAGATTGTCCTCGAGGATTTGGGCTCGAAGAACGGGACTTTCGTCGCGGGTCAGCGTATTTCCGGAAAAGCCGTCTTGCAGTTGAATCAATCTTTCAAGGTTGGAGACACGGTGTTCTATCTCGCCTAG
- a CDS encoding RNA polymerase sigma factor: MAECLGGVRRGDQDAVRRLVAHLEPVVWRVVRSHRTRRTGEEDLVQMVFMKVFAKLDQYRGPAPLAHWVSRIAVNTCLNQIESERVRPELRLADLSEEEEQVIQTLASTEEELEPGHSVASKDLLDRLMERLSPEDQMVIRLVHLEGYSLEEVRQKTGWNIALIKVRAFRARGKLRKHLEFLMKERQS; this comes from the coding sequence ATGGCGGAGTGCCTGGGCGGGGTCCGTCGAGGCGACCAGGACGCGGTTCGGCGATTGGTGGCTCATTTGGAGCCCGTGGTTTGGCGGGTGGTGCGATCGCATCGAACCCGGCGCACGGGCGAGGAAGATTTGGTGCAAATGGTGTTCATGAAAGTGTTCGCAAAGCTCGATCAGTATCGGGGTCCCGCTCCGCTGGCCCACTGGGTTTCGCGCATTGCGGTGAACACCTGTCTGAATCAGATTGAAAGCGAGCGGGTGCGGCCTGAGTTGCGGCTGGCGGACCTGAGCGAGGAGGAAGAACAGGTGATTCAGACGCTGGCTTCCACCGAGGAAGAGTTGGAGCCCGGGCATTCCGTGGCGTCCAAAGATCTGCTGGACCGGTTGATGGAGCGGCTTTCGCCCGAGGATCAAATGGTGATACGCCTGGTTCATTTGGAAGGGTATTCTCTGGAAGAAGTCAGGCAGAAGACCGGTTGGAACATCGCTCTCATCAAAGTTCGCGCCTTTCGCGCGCGCGGCAAATTACGGAAGCATCTTGAATTCCTCATGAAGGAGCGGCAGTCATGA
- a CDS encoding RluA family pseudouridine synthase: protein MPRPRRDGNLPDPRSFIELGPPRDRHRFEILHEDRSVLAVDKPAGWMLVPFNWQSTQRNLHAALVSSIAAGDFWARSRNIKFVRHIHRLDGDTSGVLLLGRSPGAVEAYGQLFEERKVEKRYLAVVKGSPDWVRTDCRLKIAPDPREPGRVRIDVREGKDALTGFEVLERSGRYSLLEARPVTGRTHQIRIHLARLGFPVVGDPLYGSEGMAGGGRDRGAHPLGLRAVSLKYVDPFRKCEVVIEASSEGFLREFGFQGVASEGKRPSQPVAGSSFGEQTR from the coding sequence ATGCCAAGACCTCGTCGAGACGGAAATTTGCCTGACCCACGTTCTTTCATCGAGCTTGGTCCTCCGCGCGATCGACATCGCTTTGAGATCCTGCACGAGGATCGGTCGGTGTTAGCCGTGGACAAGCCGGCGGGCTGGATGTTGGTCCCCTTCAACTGGCAGTCGACCCAGCGTAATCTCCATGCGGCTTTGGTTTCCTCCATTGCGGCCGGGGACTTTTGGGCTCGGTCAAGGAACATCAAGTTCGTGCGGCATATCCACCGTCTGGACGGCGACACCAGCGGAGTTTTGTTGCTGGGGCGCAGTCCGGGGGCCGTGGAGGCCTACGGGCAACTTTTTGAAGAGAGGAAGGTGGAAAAGCGGTATTTGGCGGTGGTGAAAGGGAGTCCGGACTGGGTTCGAACGGATTGCCGCTTGAAGATCGCCCCCGACCCGCGAGAGCCGGGGCGGGTGCGGATAGATGTTCGGGAGGGGAAGGACGCTTTGACTGGGTTTGAGGTTTTGGAGCGTTCCGGCCGCTACTCGCTTCTTGAGGCGAGGCCGGTGACGGGGCGAACCCATCAGATTCGCATTCACCTGGCGCGGCTTGGTTTTCCGGTGGTGGGAGATCCGCTTTACGGAAGTGAAGGGATGGCAGGCGGGGGGAGGGACCGGGGCGCACATCCACTGGGGTTGCGAGCGGTGTCCTTGAAGTATGTGGATCCCTTTCGGAAGTGTGAGGTTGTCATTGAGGCCTCGAGCGAGGGTTTTTTACGTGAGTTTGGCTTTCAAGGGGTTGCATCGGAGGGGAAACGACCTTCCCAACCGGTTGCAGGGTCGAGTTTTGGCGAACAAACGCGTTGA
- a CDS encoding Gfo/Idh/MocA family oxidoreductase encodes MSQTRLTRWGLLGAADIARKNWKSILLSGNGVVAAVASRELAQSEAFIRENQAHAPMPVAPKACAGYEAVVTDPAIDAVYVPVPTALRGEWVIRAARAGKHVLCEKPCARDAAELTRMLEACRDAGVQFMDGVMFMHSRRLNAMQTALHEEKAIGRIQRITSAFSFCGDEGFLNKNIRLHSGLEPHGSVGDLGWYNIRYTLAVLGETLPRRVQGRLLKEAGRPDSPGPVPLELTAEMEFDGGVSAGFYCSFNAGDQQWARVSGTEGSLVIDDFVLPFFGSQVRFQIEKASFHKYGSDFNMEPAHRVVAVSEYSNSYPNAQESLMFRRFNHLAQSGKPDPYWPECAMRTQRVMDAILRSARSGGGPVELA; translated from the coding sequence ATGTCACAAACAAGACTTACCAGATGGGGCCTCCTCGGGGCCGCCGATATCGCGCGCAAGAACTGGAAATCGATCCTCCTCTCCGGCAATGGCGTGGTCGCTGCCGTCGCCAGCCGCGAACTCGCTCAATCCGAGGCCTTCATCCGCGAAAACCAGGCCCATGCTCCCATGCCGGTCGCCCCGAAAGCCTGCGCCGGTTACGAGGCCGTGGTGACGGACCCCGCCATCGACGCGGTCTATGTGCCTGTTCCCACCGCCTTGCGCGGAGAATGGGTCATCCGCGCCGCCCGCGCCGGCAAACACGTGCTCTGTGAAAAGCCATGCGCCCGGGACGCCGCCGAACTCACCCGCATGCTTGAGGCCTGCCGTGACGCCGGGGTTCAGTTTATGGACGGCGTCATGTTCATGCACAGCCGCCGCCTGAACGCCATGCAGACGGCGTTGCACGAGGAGAAGGCGATAGGACGCATCCAACGCATCACGTCCGCTTTCAGCTTCTGCGGCGATGAGGGATTCCTAAACAAGAACATCCGCTTGCATAGCGGACTCGAACCTCATGGCAGTGTTGGGGATTTGGGATGGTATAACATCCGCTACACGCTCGCCGTCCTCGGAGAAACATTGCCCCGGCGGGTGCAGGGACGTTTGCTCAAGGAAGCCGGGCGGCCCGATTCACCCGGTCCGGTTCCGCTGGAGCTCACCGCCGAAATGGAATTCGACGGCGGCGTGTCCGCGGGATTCTACTGCTCATTCAACGCGGGGGATCAACAATGGGCTCGCGTCAGCGGGACGGAGGGGAGCTTGGTCATCGACGATTTCGTCCTGCCCTTTTTCGGGTCCCAGGTGCGATTTCAAATCGAGAAAGCCTCGTTTCACAAGTACGGGTCCGATTTCAACATGGAACCCGCCCATCGTGTGGTCGCGGTTTCCGAATACAGCAACAGCTATCCCAACGCCCAGGAATCTCTGATGTTCAGGCGCTTCAACCATCTGGCTCAATCGGGAAAACCCGACCCTTATTGGCCTGAATGCGCGATGCGAACCCAGCGGGTCATGGACGCGATCCTGCGCTCCGCCCGATCCGGAGGAGGCCCCGTCGAACTGGCTTGA
- a CDS encoding acetyl-CoA carboxylase carboxyltransferase subunit alpha, whose translation MKHHLDFEKPILELQRKLDEFKKHPETHTLEIRFEEEIHRIEKKILETRRQIFSNLTPWQRVQLARHPRRPYTLDYLSTAFSDFQELHGDRCFSDDAAMVGGFAKLGSHRVMVIGTQKGRDTKENILRNFGSAHPEGYRKALRLMKMADKFGLPVVTLIDTAGAYPGVGAEERHIAEAIAVNLREMMLLETPIVAVIIGEGGSGGALGIGVADRVLIMENAYYSVISPEGCAAILWKDRTAAPRASEALKITAKDLRQLGLVDAVIPEPLDGAHNDPGEASANLKEHVIRHLEEVLRIPGAERLKQRYRKFRSFGPFEERKGGASGTPAKAPAV comes from the coding sequence ATGAAGCACCACCTTGATTTCGAGAAGCCAATCCTTGAGTTGCAGAGAAAGCTCGACGAGTTCAAGAAGCATCCGGAAACTCACACTCTGGAGATACGGTTTGAGGAGGAGATTCACCGCATTGAAAAGAAGATCCTGGAGACTCGCCGGCAGATCTTTTCGAATTTGACGCCCTGGCAGCGCGTTCAACTGGCAAGGCATCCACGAAGGCCTTACACGCTGGATTACTTGAGCACCGCTTTTTCGGATTTCCAGGAATTGCACGGCGACCGCTGTTTTTCGGATGACGCGGCGATGGTGGGGGGCTTCGCCAAGCTGGGTTCACACCGGGTCATGGTGATCGGCACGCAAAAAGGGCGGGACACGAAGGAGAATATCCTCCGCAATTTTGGGTCTGCCCATCCCGAGGGATATCGGAAGGCGCTTCGTTTGATGAAGATGGCGGACAAGTTTGGCCTGCCCGTGGTGACGTTGATTGATACGGCGGGGGCGTATCCCGGTGTCGGCGCGGAGGAGCGGCATATCGCCGAAGCCATTGCGGTGAACTTGCGCGAGATGATGCTCCTGGAAACGCCGATTGTGGCCGTCATCATCGGCGAGGGAGGGTCGGGCGGCGCACTGGGCATTGGCGTCGCTGATCGCGTCTTGATCATGGAAAACGCCTATTATTCCGTCATCAGTCCTGAAGGTTGCGCCGCGATTCTTTGGAAAGATCGAACCGCCGCGCCGCGAGCTTCGGAAGCGCTCAAGATCACGGCGAAAGATTTGCGGCAATTGGGTTTGGTGGACGCGGTGATTCCCGAGCCCTTGGACGGCGCGCACAATGACCCAGGCGAGGCTTCGGCCAATTTGAAGGAGCATGTGATTCGGCATTTGGAGGAAGTCCTTCGCATTCCGGGAGCGGAGCGGCTCAAGCAGCGATATCGAAAGTTTCGTTCTTTCGGTCCCTTCGAGGAGCGGAAAGGGGGAGCCTCGGGGACGCCGGCCAAGGCTCCGGCGGTTTGA
- a CDS encoding adenylate/guanylate cyclase domain-containing protein — MRRLPPASIPVLITAICLGAMALLLVVSKENGFGEGDLFQRMEWVAYDTKMRWASQIRKSDGPDPRVPLAFVSVGDEDQAAVLDGRLGYQFGLYWPRHVYGRAVRELRREGAKGVAFDVLFYDLRPDHAPVRRSAVEAVTSDEFFAGEIRQHGRVLLAANSNAIPPELFRTNAWGIGDVSTDRDADSILRRARVFIDYTVWHPAIVQQARALDFELDRAVVTEKSILFRLRDGGEYELERNAEGRFKLSELTGNEADPPTPPYLHQRVWQLGVALAALELDLDLGQAKVELEEGIIVLPAKSGGPAVTIPVDRHARMLIDWAHPFSGAAVDKEPISALLARDVLREAGEADGLTNRFAGKLVVVGSTSTGNELADLGATPLDKETFLVSKHWNIARTLITGGFISRVPVGYELGLLTLLTILSAWTTWKADRMIWATTLVGVYCFAGMGLSWWVFLTSNVWLPVVIPAVAGPGLAHAALISYRVAFEMKERQRVKTIFSRIVAPEVVQELLSAEQLVLGGAQRHVSVLFADVRGFTEFTDTAQAEAELRVKELGMSSEEARKFLDARASETLRTVSEYLGTVAETIKRHRGTLDKYIGDCVMAFWGAPVENPHHAADAVRAAIEVQRGIKALNVERAAENERRQQENVSRMQQGRDPLPIQPILKLGTGINAGKVTVGLMGSEAHIMNFTVFGREVNLASRLEGVSGRDRIVISEAAYFELKQTAPELAQTCVELPSVSVKGIRSQIRIFLVSWEESASEATAIASPDGP, encoded by the coding sequence GTGAGACGCCTTCCTCCAGCATCGATCCCGGTCCTCATCACGGCGATTTGCCTGGGAGCGATGGCGCTTCTTCTGGTGGTCTCAAAGGAGAATGGTTTCGGCGAGGGGGATCTATTCCAGCGCATGGAATGGGTGGCTTACGACACGAAGATGCGCTGGGCTTCCCAGATTCGGAAGTCGGATGGGCCGGATCCTCGAGTTCCGCTGGCGTTCGTATCGGTGGGGGATGAGGATCAGGCGGCGGTGTTGGATGGGAGATTGGGCTATCAGTTTGGACTCTACTGGCCGCGGCATGTGTATGGCAGAGCGGTGCGGGAGTTGAGACGTGAGGGCGCCAAGGGGGTGGCGTTCGACGTGTTGTTCTATGACTTGAGGCCAGATCATGCGCCGGTCCGGCGGTCCGCAGTCGAGGCGGTGACGTCAGACGAGTTTTTTGCGGGAGAAATACGCCAGCACGGCCGGGTGCTCCTCGCCGCCAACAGCAATGCGATTCCTCCGGAGCTTTTTCGCACCAATGCCTGGGGGATTGGAGATGTTTCAACGGATCGCGACGCGGACTCCATCTTGCGCCGGGCTCGAGTTTTCATCGATTACACCGTGTGGCATCCCGCGATTGTGCAGCAGGCGAGGGCGCTGGATTTTGAGTTGGACCGGGCGGTGGTCACTGAAAAGAGCATCCTGTTCCGGCTGCGTGATGGAGGGGAATATGAATTGGAGCGCAATGCTGAGGGCCGTTTCAAGCTCTCGGAACTGACTGGAAACGAGGCGGACCCACCGACTCCTCCTTATCTTCACCAGCGCGTTTGGCAGTTGGGCGTTGCCTTGGCCGCCCTCGAACTCGATCTCGATTTGGGGCAAGCCAAGGTCGAACTCGAGGAGGGAATCATCGTGCTGCCCGCGAAATCCGGGGGCCCCGCAGTCACGATTCCGGTGGACCGTCACGCGCGGATGCTGATCGACTGGGCTCATCCCTTTTCCGGCGCGGCGGTGGACAAAGAGCCCATTTCGGCCTTGCTGGCGCGCGATGTTTTGAGAGAGGCCGGCGAGGCGGACGGACTGACCAATCGCTTTGCCGGAAAGTTGGTGGTAGTGGGATCGACGTCCACAGGGAATGAGTTGGCGGATTTGGGCGCGACGCCTTTGGACAAAGAGACGTTCCTGGTGAGCAAGCACTGGAACATTGCGCGGACCTTGATCACGGGCGGGTTTATTTCGAGAGTGCCGGTGGGCTATGAACTCGGGCTCCTGACGCTGCTGACGATTTTGAGTGCGTGGACGACGTGGAAGGCGGATCGGATGATTTGGGCCACGACGCTGGTGGGCGTTTATTGCTTCGCGGGGATGGGGTTGTCCTGGTGGGTTTTCCTCACCTCGAATGTCTGGCTGCCGGTGGTGATTCCGGCGGTGGCGGGGCCCGGGCTGGCCCACGCGGCGCTGATCAGTTACCGGGTGGCCTTCGAGATGAAGGAGCGGCAGCGTGTGAAAACCATTTTTTCCCGCATTGTCGCGCCCGAAGTCGTGCAAGAACTGCTTTCGGCGGAACAATTGGTGCTGGGGGGCGCCCAACGGCACGTGAGCGTGTTGTTCGCGGATGTGCGGGGATTCACGGAGTTCACGGATACGGCACAGGCCGAAGCGGAGCTCAGAGTGAAGGAACTGGGGATGAGTTCGGAGGAGGCGCGAAAATTCCTGGATGCGCGCGCCAGTGAAACTCTGCGAACGGTCAGCGAATATCTGGGGACCGTTGCGGAAACCATCAAGCGACATCGAGGGACCCTGGATAAGTACATCGGGGATTGTGTGATGGCCTTCTGGGGCGCGCCGGTCGAGAATCCCCATCATGCGGCGGATGCGGTGAGGGCCGCCATCGAGGTGCAGCGTGGAATCAAAGCGCTGAATGTGGAGCGTGCGGCGGAGAATGAAAGACGCCAGCAGGAGAACGTGAGCCGGATGCAACAGGGGCGTGATCCACTGCCCATCCAGCCCATCCTCAAGCTTGGCACTGGCATCAATGCGGGGAAAGTAACCGTGGGTTTGATGGGGTCCGAGGCCCACATTATGAATTTCACCGTCTTCGGGCGGGAGGTGAACTTGGCGAGCCGATTGGAGGGAGTTTCCGGCCGCGATCGCATTGTGATCAGCGAAGCGGCGTATTTCGAATTGAAGCAGACAGCTCCGGAACTTGCTCAAACTTGCGTGGAACTGCCTTCGGTATCGGTGAAGGGAATTCGGTCGCAGATTAGAATCTTTCTGGTGTCGTGGGAGGAATCCGCCTCCGAAGCCACGGCCATTGCATCCCCAGATGGTCCGTGA
- a CDS encoding FAD:protein FMN transferase, translated as MNSSCITVARLAMATRFEIALHGASPEQLRAAAEEALDEVERLEQRLSYFLEGSEIRRLNLQAAAGSVRVDAEVFQLLRRAKRLSEATQGGFDPTIAPLMRAWGFRGAAPAGPEEIAHARSLLGMNLVELDETRQAVRFAKPGVALDLGALGKGYAVERALLILQEAGIEHALIHGGTSSVHGLGRQPDGSPWKIALEAPSAPAATTQPPSPPRPWAVVPLQNRSLSVSAIWGRRSKPDGNARSHGHIINPLTGAPESNAVLAAALSDSGADVDALSTGLMVLGEAGLNHLPDRFPNAGFFLASQSDRDGTIQLAHHAFPGVLSPS; from the coding sequence TTGAACTCGTCTTGTATCACGGTCGCCCGCCTGGCCATGGCCACGCGCTTCGAAATCGCCCTCCACGGGGCGAGCCCGGAACAACTGCGCGCCGCTGCCGAGGAAGCGCTGGATGAGGTCGAACGTCTCGAACAACGCCTCAGCTATTTCCTCGAGGGGAGTGAGATTCGGCGCCTCAATCTCCAGGCGGCGGCGGGCTCCGTCCGCGTCGATGCGGAAGTCTTCCAACTGCTGCGACGCGCCAAGCGACTCAGCGAGGCCACCCAAGGCGGTTTCGATCCCACCATCGCTCCGTTGATGAGAGCTTGGGGATTTCGCGGCGCCGCTCCCGCAGGTCCCGAGGAAATCGCCCACGCCCGGTCCCTCCTCGGCATGAATCTGGTTGAACTCGACGAAACGCGCCAGGCCGTGCGCTTCGCCAAACCTGGGGTCGCACTCGACCTTGGCGCCCTCGGCAAGGGCTACGCCGTCGAACGCGCTCTGCTGATTCTCCAAGAGGCAGGCATCGAACACGCGCTGATCCACGGAGGCACCAGCAGCGTGCACGGGCTGGGCCGCCAGCCGGACGGCTCGCCGTGGAAAATCGCCCTCGAAGCGCCCTCCGCGCCGGCCGCCACGACACAGCCTCCATCACCGCCCCGTCCCTGGGCGGTGGTTCCGCTCCAAAACCGCTCCCTTTCCGTTTCCGCAATCTGGGGCCGGCGATCCAAGCCCGATGGCAACGCCCGCAGCCACGGCCATATCATCAATCCCCTCACCGGCGCTCCGGAATCGAACGCGGTCCTCGCCGCAGCGCTCTCGGATTCAGGAGCGGACGTCGATGCCCTTTCCACGGGCTTGATGGTGTTGGGGGAAGCGGGCTTGAATCACTTGCCGGACCGATTTCCAAACGCGGGTTTCTTCCTCGCTTCCCAATCCGATCGAGACGGCACGATCCAACTGGCTCATCACGCGTTTCCCGGAGTTCTCTCGCCGTCATGA
- a CDS encoding DMT family transporter, which translates to MSRSYLLLPFAAAVIFALSTLCYKRALKEGASLSSVFALTNLALSFVFLPLLVAAPSPIPWDRWFHPATAGALFFLGHLCHFLALRRGDVSVVTPIMGAKVILVALLAAGLFDARLSPGDWWAAVLAGAGVILMGVSDSRPEGNSTATILLALASCLAFALCDVWIQQWAAPFGIWGFVAILFLTVGCGGLLAMPLFRGQPSRLPPATRKWLAAGIGLTALQALLISTSIGIWRDATGVNVVYGLRGVWGVALVWWIGHRMGITERREAGTTRMSWRLFSAFLVVLGVVLTALS; encoded by the coding sequence ATGTCGCGATCCTATCTCCTCCTGCCCTTCGCCGCCGCGGTGATTTTCGCGCTGAGCACGTTGTGCTACAAACGAGCCTTGAAGGAGGGCGCGAGTCTGTCGTCCGTTTTTGCCCTGACCAACCTGGCTCTTTCCTTCGTCTTTCTGCCCCTGCTCGTGGCGGCTCCAAGCCCCATTCCCTGGGATCGCTGGTTCCATCCCGCGACGGCGGGAGCGTTGTTCTTCCTCGGGCATCTCTGTCATTTTCTGGCCTTGCGCCGCGGCGATGTTTCCGTGGTCACGCCCATCATGGGAGCCAAGGTTATTTTGGTCGCTTTGCTGGCTGCGGGATTATTCGACGCGCGGCTTTCGCCGGGAGACTGGTGGGCCGCGGTGCTGGCCGGGGCCGGCGTCATTTTGATGGGTGTATCCGACTCTCGGCCGGAAGGGAATTCCACGGCGACGATCCTGCTGGCTTTGGCCAGTTGTCTCGCCTTCGCCCTTTGCGACGTGTGGATTCAGCAGTGGGCGGCGCCATTCGGCATCTGGGGATTCGTGGCCATCTTGTTCCTCACCGTGGGTTGCGGAGGCCTCCTCGCCATGCCGCTGTTTCGGGGCCAGCCCTCTCGCCTGCCACCGGCAACGCGCAAATGGCTGGCCGCCGGCATCGGACTCACGGCGCTGCAAGCCTTGCTCATCAGCACCAGCATCGGCATCTGGCGCGATGCCACCGGCGTCAACGTCGTCTATGGTTTGCGCGGGGTCTGGGGCGTGGCGCTGGTCTGGTGGATCGGCCACCGGATGGGCATCACCGAAAGACGGGAAGCCGGAACCACACGAATGTCTTGGAGATTGTTCAGCGCGTTCCTGGTGGTACTCGGCGTCGTGCTCACGGCCCTTTCCTAA
- a CDS encoding ribonuclease HIII: MSAPINSYTCALDAAQAKKLRELLLERSWKFREAPHTTFACQKEGVSVAHYLSGKLVAQGKGTQDFVQFVLEPEVLGRATLGYETVANPELAIPRIGVDESGKGDLFGPLCAAAVYANESIVKDWIAAGVRDSKQISSPKSIEKLNDLIRATPGAACSVVPIGNPAYNRLYEKIGNLNRLLAWAHGRAIEDLLERHPGLAPPPVRIVVDQFARDPRVVQSALQKRGRQLELIQRTKAESDPVVAAASILARHAYVSRLEGLEKSFGVRLPKGASAQVREAVGAFVALHGRQKLGEVAKLHFSNAGSGPVSGPEASAGPARIDPD, translated from the coding sequence ATGTCCGCTCCTATCAACTCGTACACGTGCGCATTGGATGCCGCGCAGGCCAAGAAGCTTCGGGAACTGCTGCTGGAGCGCAGTTGGAAATTTCGGGAAGCGCCCCACACCACCTTCGCCTGTCAAAAGGAAGGTGTCTCGGTGGCGCACTACCTTTCGGGCAAGCTCGTCGCGCAAGGGAAAGGCACGCAGGATTTCGTCCAGTTCGTGCTTGAGCCCGAAGTGTTGGGGCGTGCGACGCTGGGTTATGAAACCGTGGCCAATCCGGAACTGGCCATTCCGCGGATTGGAGTCGATGAAAGCGGCAAAGGCGACTTGTTCGGACCGCTTTGCGCGGCGGCGGTTTATGCCAATGAGTCCATTGTCAAAGACTGGATCGCTGCAGGCGTGAGGGATTCCAAACAGATTTCCAGTCCGAAATCCATCGAGAAGCTGAATGACTTGATCCGGGCCACGCCCGGGGCGGCCTGTTCCGTCGTTCCCATCGGCAACCCCGCCTACAATCGCCTTTACGAAAAGATCGGCAACCTGAACCGGCTGCTTGCCTGGGCGCATGGACGGGCGATTGAGGATTTGTTGGAGAGGCATCCCGGCCTCGCGCCCCCGCCGGTTCGCATTGTGGTGGATCAATTCGCGCGTGACCCGAGAGTGGTCCAGAGCGCCCTGCAAAAACGAGGCCGGCAGCTGGAGCTGATTCAGCGCACCAAAGCGGAATCGGACCCCGTTGTGGCGGCGGCATCGATTTTGGCGCGGCACGCGTATGTCAGCCGGCTGGAGGGATTGGAGAAATCCTTTGGCGTGAGATTACCCAAAGGCGCTTCGGCGCAAGTTCGGGAGGCGGTGGGAGCGTTTGTGGCGCTGCATGGACGGCAAAAGCTCGGAGAAGTGGCCAAGCTCCACTTTAGCAATGCGGGAAGCGGGCCAGTTTCCGGCCCTGAAGCTTCTGCCGGACCTGCGCGGATTGATCCCGATTGA